One Nocardia farcinica genomic region harbors:
- the cysC gene encoding adenylyl-sulfate kinase, translating into MAATTLLRLATAGSVDDGKSTLIGRLLYDSKSLFTDQLAAVERTSRDRGDAYPDLALLTDGLRAEREQGITIDVAHRYFATPRRKFIIADTPGHIQYTRNMVTGASTADVALILVDARKGVVEQTRRHAFLASLLGIGHLVLCVNKMDLVDWSGQRFGEIRDEFAGFATKLDVTDLSFIPVSALQGDNIVHRGANMPWYEGTPLLHHLEEVHIASDRNLIDARFPVQYVTRSHAKDFRGYAGTVAGGVFKPGDEVTVLPSGLSTTVAAIWGPGGKPVTEAFPPQAVTVQLSDQLDVSRGDLICRPANRPQVGRDIDAMVCWFAEDTQLTPGARYTLQHTTRSVTAEIRRLDYRLDINTLHRDDSAQSLSLNEIGRIQLHTRQPLLFDPYRRNRTTGSFILVDDATGNTVAAGMISGPTLPTTQVVWHSTAVGRQERPTRGATVWLTGLSGSGKSTVAVELERRLVAEGRPAFLLDGDNLRHGLNADLGFSAADRAENVRRVGEVARLFADAGVIAVVSLISPYRADRERARAVHEAAGLPFVEVFVDTPLEICESRDPKGMYAKARAGEISGFTGIDDPYEAPESPALVLRPEDGDPAAMARAILTLLEDLA; encoded by the coding sequence ATGGCCGCCACCACCCTGTTGCGCCTGGCCACCGCGGGCAGCGTCGACGACGGCAAATCCACCCTCATCGGCAGGCTGCTCTACGACTCCAAGAGCCTGTTCACCGATCAGCTCGCCGCCGTGGAGCGCACCAGCCGCGACCGCGGCGACGCCTACCCCGACCTCGCGCTGCTCACCGACGGCCTGCGCGCCGAACGCGAACAGGGCATCACCATCGACGTCGCGCACCGCTACTTCGCCACGCCGCGGCGCAAATTCATCATCGCCGACACCCCCGGCCACATCCAGTACACCCGCAACATGGTCACCGGGGCCTCCACCGCCGACGTCGCGCTGATCCTGGTGGACGCCCGCAAGGGCGTGGTGGAGCAGACGCGCAGGCACGCGTTCCTGGCGAGCCTGCTCGGCATCGGGCACCTGGTGCTGTGCGTGAACAAGATGGATCTGGTCGACTGGTCCGGGCAGCGGTTCGGCGAAATCCGCGACGAATTCGCCGGTTTCGCCACCAAACTCGACGTCACCGACCTCAGCTTCATCCCGGTGTCGGCCCTGCAGGGCGACAACATCGTGCACCGCGGCGCGAACATGCCGTGGTACGAGGGCACTCCCCTGCTGCACCACCTCGAGGAGGTGCACATCGCCTCCGACCGCAACCTAATCGACGCCCGTTTCCCCGTGCAGTACGTGACCCGCAGCCACGCCAAGGACTTCCGCGGCTACGCGGGCACCGTCGCGGGCGGGGTGTTCAAGCCCGGCGACGAGGTGACGGTGCTGCCCTCGGGACTGTCCACCACGGTGGCCGCGATCTGGGGGCCGGGCGGCAAGCCGGTCACGGAGGCGTTTCCGCCGCAGGCGGTCACCGTGCAGCTGAGCGATCAGCTCGACGTCTCCCGCGGCGACCTGATCTGCCGGCCCGCCAACCGCCCGCAGGTGGGCCGCGACATCGACGCGATGGTGTGCTGGTTCGCCGAGGACACCCAGCTCACCCCCGGCGCCCGCTACACCCTCCAGCACACCACCCGCTCGGTGACCGCCGAGATCCGCCGCCTGGACTACCGGCTCGACATCAACACCCTGCACCGCGACGATTCGGCGCAGTCGTTGTCGCTCAACGAGATCGGGCGCATCCAGCTGCACACCCGCCAGCCGCTGCTGTTCGACCCCTACCGGCGCAACCGCACCACCGGCAGTTTCATCCTCGTCGACGACGCCACCGGCAACACCGTCGCCGCGGGCATGATCAGCGGCCCCACCCTGCCCACCACCCAGGTGGTGTGGCATTCCACCGCCGTCGGCAGGCAGGAGCGACCCACCCGCGGGGCCACGGTGTGGCTGACCGGCCTGTCCGGCTCCGGAAAGTCCACGGTGGCGGTGGAATTGGAGCGCAGGCTGGTCGCGGAGGGCCGTCCGGCCTTCCTCCTCGACGGCGACAACCTGCGGCACGGACTCAACGCCGATCTCGGCTTCTCCGCGGCCGACCGCGCCGAGAACGTGCGCCGGGTCGGCGAGGTCGCCCGCCTGTTCGCCGACGCGGGTGTCATCGCGGTGGTCTCCCTGATCAGCCCCTACCGCGCCGATCGCGAGCGGGCGCGCGCCGTGCACGAGGCGGCGGGCCTGCCGTTCGTCGAGGTGTTCGTGGACACGCCGCTGGAGATCTGCGAGTCGCGGGATCCGAAGGGGATGTACGCCAAGGCACGCGCCGGGGAGATCTCGGGGTTCACCGGCATCGATGATCCCTACGAGGCGCCGGAGTCCCCGGCGCTGGTGTTGCGTCCCGAGGACGGCGACCCGGCCGCGATGGCGCGGGCGATCCTGACGTTGCTGGAGGACCTGGCGTGA
- a CDS encoding Rv2640c family ArsR-like transcriptional regulator, with protein sequence MPKALPVIDMTAPVCCPPVAAGPVDDEAALHVALRLKALADPVRVKLVSLLLAGADTGRNGGELAAAVGLAESTVSHHLGQLRKAGLVTSERQGMTVVHRVHRDALAALCVVLDPNCCR encoded by the coding sequence ATGCCGAAAGCACTGCCCGTCATCGACATGACCGCCCCGGTCTGCTGCCCGCCGGTCGCCGCCGGACCGGTCGACGACGAGGCGGCCCTGCACGTCGCGCTGCGGTTGAAGGCGCTGGCCGACCCGGTCCGGGTCAAGCTCGTGTCACTGCTGCTGGCCGGGGCCGACACCGGACGCAACGGGGGAGAACTGGCCGCAGCCGTCGGCCTCGCCGAGTCCACGGTCAGCCACCACCTGGGTCAGCTCCGCAAAGCCGGGCTGGTCACCTCCGAACGCCAGGGCATGACGGTCGTGCACCGCGTCCACCGCGACGCACTCGCCGCCCTCTGCGTCGTCCTCGACCCGAACTGCTGCCGGTAG
- a CDS encoding ArsI/CadI family heavy metal resistance metalloenzyme yields MSRVQLALNVDDLEQAVGFYSTLFGAEPAKRKPGYANFAIDEPPLKLVLIENPGRGGSVNHLGVEVDSSEQVHAEIARLSQAGLFTEEQMATTCCFATQDKVWVTGPDAERWEVYTVLSDTEHFGAAPESTERDDRQAVRACCGSGASAEGDGGTEPTVSCCTPSAVG; encoded by the coding sequence ATGTCCCGAGTCCAACTCGCGCTCAACGTCGACGATCTCGAGCAGGCGGTCGGCTTCTATTCGACGCTGTTCGGCGCCGAACCGGCCAAGCGCAAGCCCGGATACGCGAACTTCGCGATCGACGAGCCCCCGCTCAAACTGGTGCTCATCGAGAATCCCGGCCGGGGCGGCAGCGTGAACCACCTCGGCGTGGAGGTGGACTCCTCCGAGCAGGTGCACGCCGAGATCGCACGCCTGTCGCAGGCCGGCCTGTTCACCGAGGAGCAGATGGCCACGACGTGTTGCTTCGCCACCCAGGACAAGGTGTGGGTAACCGGTCCGGACGCGGAGCGATGGGAGGTGTACACGGTGCTGTCCGATACCGAACACTTCGGCGCCGCACCGGAATCGACCGAGCGGGATGATCGGCAGGCCGTGCGGGCGTGCTGCGGTTCCGGCGCGTCCGCCGAGGGAGACGGCGGGACCGAGCCGACCGTGTCGTGCTGCACGCCGTCCGCCGTGGGCTGA
- a CDS encoding arsenate reductase ArsC, producing the protein MRNHKPRVLFVCVHNAGRSQMAAAFLAHLAGAAVEVDSAGSDPADHINPVAVEAMREVGLDLAGRRPQRLTYAAVDAADVVITMGCGDACPVLPGTTYRDWKLDDPAGKGIDAVRPIRDEIRARIEELVAELVPDRA; encoded by the coding sequence ATGCGCAACCACAAGCCTCGCGTCCTGTTCGTGTGTGTCCACAACGCCGGACGCTCGCAGATGGCCGCCGCATTCCTGGCCCACCTCGCCGGTGCTGCCGTCGAGGTGGATTCGGCCGGCAGCGATCCCGCCGACCACATCAACCCGGTCGCCGTCGAGGCCATGCGGGAGGTCGGCCTCGACCTGGCCGGCCGCCGCCCGCAGCGGCTCACCTACGCGGCGGTCGACGCCGCCGATGTGGTCATCACCATGGGCTGCGGCGACGCCTGCCCGGTGCTGCCCGGCACCACCTACCGCGACTGGAAACTGGACGACCCGGCGGGCAAGGGGATCGACGCGGTACGGCCCATCCGCGACGAAATCCGTGCCAGGATCGAAGAACTCGTCGCCGAACTGGTGCCGGACCGCGCCTGA
- the arsB gene encoding ACR3 family arsenite efflux transporter: MTTAPDAVVGKLSTPDRLLPVWIGAAMAAGLLLGRLVPGLGDVLSAIEIDGISLPIAAGLLIMMYPVLAKVRYDRLDTVIGDRRLLAGSLLLNWVVGPALMFALAWIFLPDLPEYRTGLIIVGLARCIAMVIIWNDLACGDREAAAVLVALNSVFQVLMFAVLGWFYLSVLPGRLGLEQAAIDASPWQIARSVLIFLGVPVAAGYLTRRLGERAKGRDWYEGLLLPALAPWARYGLLFTIVVLFALQGERITAQPLDVVRIALPLLVYFALMWGGGYLFGAALGVGYARTTTLAFTAAGNNFELAIAVAVATYGATSGQALAGVVGPLIEVPVLVALVYVSLALRPRFRTGGGSRPTPATVDMPTS; the protein is encoded by the coding sequence GTGACCACCGCGCCGGACGCGGTGGTGGGCAAGCTGTCGACACCGGACCGGTTGCTGCCGGTGTGGATCGGCGCCGCCATGGCGGCGGGATTGTTGCTCGGGCGGCTGGTGCCGGGACTCGGCGATGTGCTGAGCGCGATCGAGATCGACGGCATCTCGCTGCCCATCGCGGCGGGACTGCTGATCATGATGTACCCGGTGCTGGCGAAGGTGCGCTACGACCGCCTCGACACCGTCATCGGTGATCGTCGCCTGCTGGCCGGATCGCTGCTGCTGAACTGGGTCGTGGGGCCCGCGCTGATGTTCGCACTGGCCTGGATCTTCCTGCCGGACCTGCCCGAGTACCGCACCGGGTTGATCATCGTCGGCCTCGCGCGCTGCATCGCGATGGTGATCATCTGGAACGATCTGGCCTGCGGTGACCGCGAGGCCGCCGCCGTGCTCGTCGCGTTGAACTCGGTGTTCCAGGTGCTCATGTTCGCCGTGCTCGGCTGGTTCTATCTGTCGGTCCTGCCCGGCAGGCTCGGCCTCGAGCAGGCCGCCATCGACGCCTCGCCGTGGCAGATCGCCCGCTCGGTGCTGATCTTCCTCGGCGTCCCGGTGGCGGCGGGCTACCTGACCCGGCGACTCGGGGAGCGGGCGAAGGGGCGCGACTGGTACGAGGGCCTGCTGCTGCCCGCGCTCGCTCCGTGGGCGCGCTACGGCCTGCTGTTCACCATCGTCGTCCTGTTCGCTCTCCAAGGCGAACGGATCACCGCCCAGCCGCTTGACGTGGTCCGGATCGCGCTGCCGCTGCTGGTCTACTTCGCCCTCATGTGGGGTGGCGGCTATCTGTTCGGCGCCGCGCTCGGAGTCGGTTACGCGCGCACCACCACGCTGGCGTTCACCGCCGCGGGCAACAATTTCGAACTCGCGATCGCCGTCGCCGTCGCCACCTACGGCGCCACGTCCGGCCAGGCTCTCGCCGGTGTCGTCGGACCCCTCATCGAAGTCCCCGTCCTGGTCGCCCTGGTCTACGTCTCGCTGGCCCTGCGCCCCCGCTTCCGCACCGGCGGGGGATCCCGGCCGACCCCGGCCACCGTCGACATGCCCACCAGCTGA
- a CDS encoding ArsR/SmtB family transcription factor, with protein sequence MSNPSLPVAPVDACPAAPLVREPLSEQAAAELAVVFKALSDPVRLRLLSSIASRADQEACVCDLSAGIELTQPTISHHLKVLREAGLLTSERRASWVYYRVVPGAFARLSQVLPVPARRGDEVPA encoded by the coding sequence ATGTCTAATCCGTCGCTTCCGGTGGCCCCCGTCGACGCCTGCCCGGCGGCTCCGCTGGTGCGGGAGCCGCTGAGCGAGCAGGCCGCTGCCGAGCTGGCCGTGGTGTTCAAGGCGTTGTCGGATCCGGTGCGGTTGCGGCTGCTCAGCTCGATCGCCTCCCGCGCGGACCAGGAGGCGTGCGTCTGTGATCTCTCGGCGGGGATCGAGCTGACCCAGCCGACCATCTCCCACCACCTCAAGGTGCTGCGCGAGGCGGGCCTGCTGACCAGCGAGCGGCGCGCGTCCTGGGTGTACTACCGGGTGGTGCCCGGTGCCTTCGCGCGGTTGTCGCAGGTGCTGCCGGTGCCGGCGCGCCGCGGTGACGAGGTGCCCGCGTGA
- a CDS encoding alcohol dehydrogenase catalytic domain-containing protein gives MSPTFRAAVVRTPGGPDAIELIELPVTAPGPGEVRVAVAAATVNPVDLSTVGGLFHQLGLIHQPDHVGIGWDFAGTVAAAGAGVDLPVGTRVAGVLTGFDRDLGAYAEQLVVPAAAVAPVPDALDLPTAATVGINGLAASQLAELLGDGPGRLLITGAAGTVGAYLVPLARDRGWLVTGLARAEDEPFLRDLGAEFTTAPAPGFDAVADAAALGGPALALVRDGGTYLGVRPGMAPAAERDITVDVVETRPDTARLAELLDAAARGVLPTRVHAVVPLSEAAAAHRAVAKGGVRGKYVLAP, from the coding sequence ATGTCCCCCACCTTCCGCGCCGCCGTCGTCCGCACCCCGGGCGGACCCGACGCCATCGAGCTCATCGAGCTGCCCGTCACCGCACCCGGACCCGGTGAGGTGCGGGTCGCCGTCGCCGCCGCCACGGTCAACCCGGTGGATCTGAGCACCGTCGGTGGGCTCTTCCACCAACTCGGCCTCATCCACCAGCCCGATCATGTCGGGATCGGCTGGGATTTCGCCGGGACCGTCGCCGCCGCCGGCGCGGGTGTCGACCTGCCGGTCGGCACCAGGGTCGCCGGTGTGCTCACCGGCTTCGACCGCGACCTTGGCGCCTACGCCGAACAGCTCGTCGTCCCGGCCGCCGCCGTCGCCCCCGTGCCCGATGCGCTCGACCTGCCGACCGCCGCCACCGTCGGCATCAACGGCCTGGCCGCGTCGCAGCTGGCCGAGTTGCTCGGCGACGGGCCGGGCCGGTTGCTGATCACCGGCGCGGCGGGCACCGTCGGCGCCTATCTGGTGCCGCTCGCCCGGGACCGCGGCTGGCTGGTCACCGGCCTGGCCCGCGCCGAGGACGAACCCTTCCTCCGCGACCTCGGCGCCGAGTTCACCACCGCACCCGCGCCGGGCTTCGACGCCGTGGCCGACGCCGCCGCGCTGGGCGGGCCCGCCCTCGCCCTGGTCCGGGACGGCGGCACCTATCTGGGCGTGCGCCCCGGCATGGCGCCCGCCGCCGAACGCGACATCACCGTCGATGTGGTGGAGACGCGCCCCGACACCGCACGGCTCGCCGAACTTCTCGACGCCGCGGCGCGCGGCGTCCTGCCCACCCGCGTGCACGCCGTGGTCCCGCTGAGCGAGGCCGCCGCCGCGCACCGCGCCGTCGCCAAAGGTGGGGTCCGGGGGAAGTACGTGCTGGCGCCGTGA
- a CDS encoding winged helix-turn-helix transcriptional regulator, with translation MPTMTAAQQRAEAQAGYDAFLAGCPSRQLLERISGKWVALVLAALGSDGPHPPGTPAGRPRAMRYSELSQRLAGVSQKMLTQTLRSLERDGMLTRTVTPTVPVTVTYELTDLGLSLHGVMRGIKLWAEAHMDEVVANRERYDAENPDR, from the coding sequence ATGCCGACCATGACCGCCGCGCAACAGCGCGCCGAGGCACAGGCAGGGTACGACGCGTTCCTCGCGGGCTGCCCCAGCCGTCAGTTGCTCGAGCGCATCTCCGGCAAATGGGTGGCGTTGGTGCTGGCCGCCCTCGGCAGCGACGGCCCGCACCCGCCCGGCACACCGGCGGGTCGGCCGCGCGCGATGCGCTATTCCGAGTTGTCCCAGCGGCTGGCCGGCGTCAGCCAGAAGATGCTCACCCAGACGCTGCGCTCGCTCGAACGCGACGGCATGCTCACCCGCACGGTGACCCCGACCGTGCCGGTCACGGTCACCTATGAACTCACCGACCTCGGCCTGTCCCTGCACGGGGTCATGCGCGGCATCAAGCTCTGGGCCGAAGCGCACATGGACGAGGTGGTGGCGAACCGGGAGCGCTACGACGCCGAGAATCCGGATCGGTAA
- a CDS encoding acyl-CoA dehydrogenase, whose translation MRSDLISRRDLEFLLYEWLRVEELTGRERFADHSRETFDGFLDLCEDLATRYFAPHNKANDAQEPRFDGERVTIIPEVKDAVQAFGKANLVGAAMDAEVGGMQLPSVVEAAGFAWFQAANVGTAGYVFLTIGNANLLAAHGSPEQVDRFVKPMVEGRFTGTMCLSEPQAGSSLADIVTRAEPQEDGTYRLFGSKMWISGGDHELTENIVHLVLAKIPGGPAGTKGISLFVVPKYLVDADGSLGARNDVTLAGLNHKMGYRGTVNTVLNFGEGRHTPGGAAGAVGYLVGEPHRGLSYMFHMMNEARLGVGLGATALGYTGYLKSLRYARERQQGRAVTAKDPATPQIPIIEHADVKRMLLAQKSYVEGALALLLYCNRLVDLARTDPASAREHTLLLEILTGVAKSWPSQWCLEANNLAIQVHGGYGYTREYDVEQHYRDNRLNPIHEGTHGIQGMDLLGRKVIQHEGASLRLLAQRIAASVAAARALGGEPAELAEALDASWQRLVTVTTAMLSAGDPAATMANSTIYLEAFGHIVLAWIWLEQAVAAAGHDGDFYAGKRAAARYFFRYELPRTGPQLDLLAGLDRTTLEMRDAWF comes from the coding sequence GTGCGTTCCGACCTGATCTCCCGCCGTGATCTGGAGTTCCTGCTGTACGAGTGGTTGCGGGTGGAGGAGCTGACCGGGCGGGAGCGGTTCGCCGACCATTCCCGGGAGACCTTCGACGGCTTCCTCGACCTGTGCGAGGACCTGGCCACCCGCTACTTCGCCCCGCACAACAAAGCCAACGACGCGCAGGAGCCGCGCTTCGACGGCGAGCGGGTGACGATCATCCCCGAGGTGAAGGACGCGGTGCAGGCGTTCGGCAAGGCGAACCTCGTCGGCGCCGCGATGGACGCCGAGGTCGGCGGCATGCAGTTGCCGTCGGTGGTGGAGGCGGCCGGGTTCGCCTGGTTCCAGGCCGCGAACGTGGGCACCGCGGGCTATGTGTTCCTCACCATCGGCAATGCGAATCTGCTTGCCGCGCACGGCAGCCCCGAGCAGGTGGACCGGTTCGTCAAGCCCATGGTGGAGGGCCGGTTCACCGGCACGATGTGCCTGTCGGAGCCGCAGGCGGGCTCCTCGCTGGCCGACATCGTGACCCGTGCCGAACCGCAGGAGGACGGCACCTATCGGCTGTTCGGGTCGAAGATGTGGATCTCCGGCGGCGATCACGAGCTGACCGAGAACATCGTGCACCTGGTGCTGGCCAAGATTCCGGGCGGCCCGGCGGGCACGAAGGGCATCTCGCTGTTCGTGGTGCCGAAATACCTGGTGGATGCGGACGGTTCGCTCGGTGCGCGCAACGACGTGACCCTCGCCGGACTCAATCACAAGATGGGCTACCGCGGCACCGTCAACACGGTGCTCAACTTCGGCGAGGGCAGGCACACGCCGGGCGGCGCGGCCGGGGCGGTCGGCTACCTGGTCGGCGAACCGCACCGGGGCCTGTCCTACATGTTCCACATGATGAACGAGGCCCGCCTCGGCGTCGGGCTCGGGGCGACCGCGCTGGGCTACACCGGGTACCTGAAGTCGCTGCGCTATGCCCGCGAGCGGCAGCAGGGCCGGGCGGTCACCGCCAAAGACCCGGCCACGCCGCAGATCCCGATCATCGAGCACGCCGACGTGAAGCGGATGCTGCTGGCGCAGAAGTCCTATGTGGAGGGCGCGCTGGCGCTGTTGCTCTACTGCAACCGCTTGGTGGACCTGGCCCGCACCGATCCGGCGTCGGCGCGCGAGCACACGCTGCTGCTGGAGATCCTCACCGGCGTCGCCAAGAGCTGGCCGTCGCAGTGGTGCCTGGAGGCCAACAATCTCGCCATCCAGGTGCACGGCGGCTACGGCTACACCCGTGAGTACGACGTGGAGCAGCACTACCGCGACAACCGGCTCAACCCCATCCACGAGGGCACCCACGGCATCCAGGGCATGGATCTGCTGGGCCGCAAGGTGATCCAGCACGAGGGCGCCTCGCTGCGGTTGCTCGCCCAGCGGATCGCGGCGAGCGTGGCGGCGGCCCGCGCGCTGGGCGGCGAGCCCGCCGAACTGGCCGAGGCCCTCGACGCGTCCTGGCAACGACTGGTCACCGTCACCACCGCCATGCTGTCGGCAGGCGACCCGGCGGCCACCATGGCCAACTCCACGATCTACCTGGAGGCCTTCGGGCACATCGTGCTGGCCTGGATCTGGCTCGAGCAGGCGGTCGCCGCGGCCGGGCACGACGGTGACTTCTACGCGGGCAAACGCGCCGCCGCCCGCTACTTCTTCCGTTACGAACTGCCCAGGACCGGGCCGCAGCTGGACCTGCTCGCCGGCCTCGACCGCACCACGCTGGAAATGCGCGACGCCTGGTTCTGA
- a CDS encoding GntR family transcriptional regulator, giving the protein MGAQPAPVRRLRADHARQVADLLRHQIHAGAFERALPSEQALAAEYAASRNTVREALALLRDEGLIERAPKIGTRVARRKVDHGLDELLGLQETLKDHGTVRNEVRVATHRTPPPAVARRLALAPGERVVHVERLRYLADLPLSLDLTYLSPDIGAEVLTHDLENTDIFVLIEQIAGCSLGSADLALESVAADPHTATTLDIPAGAPLLMLERLTRLDDGRPVDLEYIRMRGDRITMRGSLSRSNPEWRVRQ; this is encoded by the coding sequence ATGGGAGCACAGCCCGCACCGGTGCGGCGGCTGCGCGCGGATCATGCGCGCCAGGTCGCCGATCTGCTGCGCCATCAGATCCACGCCGGGGCGTTCGAGCGGGCGCTGCCGAGCGAGCAGGCGCTGGCCGCCGAATACGCCGCCTCCCGCAACACCGTGCGGGAGGCGCTGGCGCTGCTCCGAGACGAGGGCCTGATCGAGCGCGCGCCCAAGATCGGCACCCGGGTGGCGCGGCGCAAAGTCGACCACGGGCTCGACGAGCTGCTGGGCCTGCAGGAGACGCTCAAGGACCACGGCACCGTCCGCAACGAGGTCAGGGTCGCCACCCACCGCACCCCGCCGCCCGCGGTGGCGCGCAGACTCGCGCTGGCACCCGGCGAACGTGTCGTGCACGTGGAGCGCCTGCGTTACCTCGCCGACCTGCCGCTGAGCCTGGATCTGACCTACCTCTCCCCCGACATCGGCGCCGAGGTGCTCACGCACGACCTGGAGAACACCGACATCTTCGTGCTCATCGAGCAGATCGCCGGGTGCTCGCTCGGTTCGGCGGACCTGGCGCTCGAGTCGGTCGCGGCCGACCCGCACACCGCCACCACCCTCGACATCCCCGCGGGCGCGCCCCTGCTCATGCTGGAGCGGCTGACCCGCCTCGACGACGGCCGACCCGTCGACCTGGAGTACATCCGCATGCGCGGAGACCGAATCACCATGCGCGGCAGCTTGTCCCGCAGCAATCCGGAATGGAGGGTCCGCCAGTGA
- a CDS encoding 4Fe-4S dicluster domain-containing protein, which produces MTLVNQRADIPVTIDESLCIEGCTLCVEICPLDSLAINPDNGKAYMHVDECWYCGPCAARCPTGAVTVNMPYLLR; this is translated from the coding sequence GTGACACTGGTGAACCAGCGCGCCGACATCCCCGTCACGATCGACGAATCGCTGTGCATCGAAGGCTGCACGCTGTGCGTGGAGATCTGCCCACTCGACTCACTGGCGATCAATCCCGACAACGGCAAGGCCTACATGCACGTCGACGAGTGTTGGTACTGCGGCCCGTGCGCGGCCCGCTGCCCCACCGGCGCCGTCACCGTCAACATGCCCTACCTGCTCCGCTGA
- a CDS encoding ABC transporter substrate-binding protein → MKARLVPLLLAAALAAAGCSLAPSDDAPAGTVQVVVGYQSKTINTVTAGTLLRAKGFLEQRLAAITAAGGARYQVEWQDYDTGAPITAQMVAEKIDIGSMGDYPLLINGSRTQANERSATALVSVTGYNPKGALNMVVVPTDSPATRLADLAGQKVSASVGSAGHGTLVQALSRAGIDPATGVEVVNQQPQVGASALESHQVSGLSQFVAWPGLLVFQNKAKLLYDGAELNVPTFHGVVARRAYSAEHPEVLQAFLAAQLDATRFLNEQPFEAARLVAEGSGLPQEVVYLYNGPGGTSFDPIVKPSLIEALKGDVPYLKSIGDFADLDIDRFVDPAPLREAFAAFGDYDTALAATGNPNRVRGTDPVCGTEVTDPATAGEVWVDGAPAPQPAADPTCLLRAVRAAQANGAVIRAAYVPDAELGTRWFADKSVWVRDGDRYLPFTTAAAAERYRQAHPGAAPVSYEQAVREVRP, encoded by the coding sequence ATGAAAGCTCGTCTCGTCCCGCTCCTGCTCGCCGCCGCGCTCGCCGCGGCGGGCTGCTCCCTGGCACCCTCCGACGACGCACCGGCGGGCACGGTGCAGGTCGTCGTCGGCTACCAGTCCAAGACCATCAACACCGTCACCGCCGGAACCTTGTTGCGCGCCAAAGGTTTCCTCGAACAACGGCTGGCCGCGATCACCGCGGCCGGTGGCGCGCGCTACCAGGTGGAGTGGCAGGACTACGACACCGGCGCACCGATCACCGCGCAGATGGTGGCGGAGAAGATCGACATCGGCTCGATGGGCGACTACCCGCTGCTCATCAACGGTTCCCGCACCCAGGCCAACGAACGCTCGGCCACCGCGCTGGTCTCGGTGACCGGCTACAACCCCAAGGGCGCGCTGAACATGGTGGTGGTGCCCACCGACTCGCCGGCCACCCGGCTGGCCGACCTGGCCGGGCAGAAGGTCTCGGCCAGTGTCGGTTCGGCCGGACACGGCACGCTCGTGCAGGCACTCTCGCGGGCGGGCATCGACCCGGCCACCGGCGTCGAAGTGGTCAACCAGCAGCCGCAGGTGGGGGCGAGCGCGCTGGAGTCGCACCAGGTGAGCGGCCTGTCGCAGTTCGTGGCCTGGCCCGGACTGCTGGTGTTCCAGAACAAGGCGAAGCTGCTCTACGACGGCGCCGAACTGAACGTGCCGACCTTCCACGGCGTGGTCGCCCGGCGGGCGTACTCGGCCGAGCATCCGGAGGTGTTGCAGGCCTTCCTCGCCGCGCAGCTGGACGCGACGCGGTTTCTCAACGAGCAGCCGTTCGAGGCGGCCCGGCTCGTCGCCGAGGGTTCCGGGCTGCCGCAGGAGGTGGTGTACCTCTACAACGGTCCCGGCGGTACGAGCTTCGACCCCATCGTGAAGCCCAGCCTGATCGAGGCGCTGAAAGGCGATGTGCCGTACCTGAAGTCGATCGGCGATTTCGCCGACCTGGACATCGACCGCTTCGTCGACCCCGCCCCGCTGCGGGAGGCGTTCGCGGCGTTCGGCGACTACGACACCGCGCTGGCCGCCACCGGCAACCCGAACCGGGTCCGCGGCACCGACCCGGTGTGCGGCACCGAGGTCACCGACCCGGCCACCGCCGGCGAGGTGTGGGTGGACGGCGCGCCCGCACCGCAACCCGCCGCCGACCCCACCTGCCTGCTGCGCGCCGTCCGGGCCGCCCAGGCGAACGGTGCCGTGATCCGGGCCGCCTACGTCCCCGACGCCGAACTGGGCACCCGCTGGTTCGCCGACAAGTCGGTCTGGGTGCGCGACGGCGACCGGTACCTGCCGTTCACCACCGCGGCCGCGGCCGAGCGGTACCGGCAGGCGCATCCGGGCGCGGCGCCGGTGTCCTACGAGCAGGCGGTGCGGGAGGTGCGGCCGTGA